A stretch of the Archangium violaceum genome encodes the following:
- a CDS encoding GumC family protein yields MERGMTADQVLKALWRRKVLVGAIVLGAFAVGAAIVLSQQSVYEATAVVRVQPQRPGEEMVQRTVSELVEQRLLTVRQELMARPVLQRAIEEMNLYPEIVSEAGMEAAVNRMRKDLTVRVEGESAFELTYAHTDPNVAAQVANRLPQLFSEQALKSRQEQAARATKLFEDEIVALSKSVTEWEKKIAQFKVDHIGELPEQLEMNMRGLERVGALLQTKSEELRVAEARRSELARARNAADSEAGRLEAAEHSLTQSLVAARSSWTADHPEVKRLTQELNTMRERRKDAESRQWAERQERSRVAELISSIQKEIEGLHQQARSYQERLDRTPRWAHELGVLNRDYEIARAKYQSVVSRRVEAELAQDLEVKSAESLFNVVSPAGVPVAAARPDRLSGLLISFLIALGLGVLVGVVLEMRDDSIRDTQELRDRLPLPVLAVVPNMQGKAEKRVLMPASGVRNGVASPSSSDSPLN; encoded by the coding sequence AGAGTGTGTACGAGGCAACGGCGGTGGTGCGGGTGCAACCGCAGCGCCCCGGTGAGGAGATGGTGCAGCGCACCGTCAGCGAGCTGGTGGAGCAGCGGTTGCTCACCGTCCGCCAGGAGTTGATGGCGCGTCCGGTCCTCCAGAGGGCCATCGAGGAGATGAACCTCTATCCGGAGATCGTCTCCGAGGCGGGCATGGAGGCCGCCGTCAACCGCATGCGCAAGGATCTCACCGTGCGCGTGGAGGGGGAGAGCGCCTTCGAGCTGACGTACGCGCACACGGATCCGAACGTGGCGGCTCAGGTGGCCAACCGGCTCCCGCAGCTCTTCTCCGAGCAGGCGCTCAAGTCGCGCCAGGAGCAGGCGGCGCGTGCCACGAAGCTCTTCGAGGACGAGATCGTCGCCCTCTCCAAGAGCGTCACCGAGTGGGAGAAGAAGATCGCCCAGTTCAAGGTGGACCACATCGGCGAGCTGCCCGAGCAGCTGGAGATGAACATGCGCGGGCTGGAGCGCGTGGGGGCGCTGCTGCAGACGAAGTCCGAGGAGCTGCGCGTGGCCGAGGCCCGCCGCTCGGAGCTGGCGCGGGCTCGCAACGCCGCGGACAGCGAGGCCGGCCGTCTCGAGGCCGCCGAGCACTCCCTCACCCAGAGCCTGGTGGCCGCCCGCTCCTCGTGGACGGCGGATCACCCCGAGGTGAAGCGCCTCACCCAGGAGCTCAACACCATGCGTGAGCGCCGCAAGGACGCAGAGAGCCGCCAGTGGGCCGAGCGCCAGGAGCGCTCCCGCGTGGCCGAGCTCATCTCCTCCATCCAGAAGGAGATCGAGGGTCTGCACCAGCAGGCCAGGAGCTACCAGGAGCGGTTGGATCGCACCCCGCGCTGGGCCCATGAGCTGGGGGTCCTCAACCGCGACTATGAGATCGCCCGCGCCAAGTACCAGAGCGTGGTGTCCCGCCGGGTGGAGGCCGAGCTGGCGCAGGACCTCGAGGTGAAGAGCGCGGAGAGCCTGTTCAACGTCGTCTCCCCGGCCGGTGTGCCCGTGGCGGCGGCGCGGCCGGATCGCCTGAGCGGCCTGCTCATCTCCTTCCTGATCGCCCTGGGTCTGGGCGTGCTCGTCGGGGTGGTGCTGGAGATGCGCGACGACAGCATCCGGGACACGCAGGAGCTGCGCGATCGCCTGCCCCTCCCCGTGCTGGCGGTGGTCCCGAACATGCAGGGTAAGGCGGAGAAGCGGGTGCTGATGCCCGCCTCGGGGGTTCGCAATGGAGTGGCGTCACCGTCTTCGTCGGACTCGCCGCTGAACTAG